The sequence below is a genomic window from Colletotrichum destructivum chromosome 4, complete sequence.
CAagaacgaggaggagaccaagaaggcactcgatgccgacggcTGGTTCCACACGGGAGACAttgccgaggtcgacaatATGGGCCGCTTCAAGATCGTCGACCGCAAGAAGAACGTGCTTAAGCTATCGCAGGGAGAGTATATTTCCCCCGAGCGCATCGAGAACGTCTATCTCGGTAGCAGCAACCTGGCCGCCATGGCTTACGTCCATGGTGATCCGTCCCAGTCATCACTCGTTGCTGTCTTTGGCGTTGACCCCGAAAACTTTGCGCCATTCGCCAGCAAGGTTCTGAAGAAGACTATTGACAAGACCGACATCGCTGCGATCAAGGCCGCTGGCGCCGATCCCAAGGTCAAGAAGGCTTTCCTCGCAGAGCTTGACAAGATTGGTCGGGGCCACAAGTTCAACAGCTACGAGCGCGTGCGCAACGTCTATCTCACCGTCGACCCCTTCACCATCGATAACGAGTTGTTGACGCCTACGTAAGTGACTATCGACCCGCCCCTCATGAACTTGTGCTAACAAAATGGATATAGTCTTAAGATGAAGAGGCCACAGACCGCCAAGGCCTTCCGCGCGCAGATCGACCAGATGTACGACGAAATCAACGCGGAGCCTTCAGCTAAGCCCAAGCTTTAAAGGCGCCTTAGCTTAGAGAATTTGGCGTTTGTTTTTGTAATGTCACAATAGGTGGGCGGGGGTATAATGTACCATACAACTTGATCTATGGGCTTTCTAGAATTTGAATCGATCACGTTTGAAACATGTTCTCGGATCTTTGCACCTAACATACTGTGTGCCAACTCCAGTGGAACTGGCCGCAAATAAAATGCTATTCAAATGCGCGAATCACTCCAAACGTCAGGATGTACCCTACACTGCCTTTAGTAGAATACAATACTACCAATACTCAAATGCGGGATGGTCGTATTTAAACTAAGAAGTGGCCCGAGGTATTGCTTTTAATACCGTGCAACGGTATGACGTAGGTAGCTCGCCGGACGTAGTTCCTTGTGGGGCCGTAGGTCTCCGAAACTTGCGAGCCTTCGGCCGTATTCAACGCCGCCGAAGTACTAAACCGAGCTAATACACTTGCGACTACATTACTACGCGCGACTTCTGGACGTGTGCTTTAGGAATTCGGTGCACTCACTTAAGCAGGCCTCTAGAATCGCGTTACGAAGCTTTGATTACACTTTGAAAGCATGCGTGTAATTGGACTTTTGATAGCTGGGCAGCGTCTAGCGTAGCCGACCATCAGCGCTTAGGAGAGCATCTTAAGCGTGCGTACCTTGTTTCAACCACACTACGCGCACAATAGGCGATTGCCATCTGTTGCAAAGGGGTAATCTTACCATGTCGGAATGAGGAACGTAAGAAGTTCAGGTCAATGCCGTTTGCTTCTTGAAGGTCTAAAGGCTAGAAAATATATTTATTATAGTCAAAATGTGTTAGAATCATGATTAGCTTTAAGAAACACATAACAACAGCCTTAATAGCCCCTATAATAAGTATGTATGCTAGTATTTAATCTCTAGAATAACATAGAATCGTAGTCATCTGTAAAAAAAAGCTATAATTAAATAATGCTAGATTACTCTCTTAAACCCTTTCTTATCTAATCTCGCGACTAACTGTTGTGGATGATATAGTGGCCCACTTTAATATTGCCCCATCTTTAATCCGTCTGTCTACGGTCTTAGCTTCCTTTTATCTTATAGTAACTCTGATTCAACGACCTACGTGTCGGCCACCTATTTTACGCGCCTCAACCTCCACCTTTGTGGACGCGTCCGCGGGCTTGTCTTAACAATGCTCGCCTTTACCAACAACCGTTCCAGGCCGGCCACGAACAACGTCATTGACCTGACCGACAAACGCCACGTTGATATCGACTTGACTACGCTCGACGACTCTCCTCCGGCTAGTCCGCGTCCGAATGGGATCGATGCCGAGCCGCCTCGAAAGCGGCAGCGCGTTTCTGATGGTCCCTTCCTTTCGAGAAAGTCGCGCGACCTTGCAGCCTGTTTGAGGGCACAGGTCAAGCCTTATATCGATGCTTCTTTGGCGGATATTCCTGCGGACAAGGTTAACATCCGCGAGCTTGGCATAAGAGTAAGTGGAAGCAATCTTCCTCAGCTCTTGGTGGCTTGCACCATGCTGTGCAACGGCTGCTTACGCTACGACCGCAGGTTATGAACGACATAGGCTTGACGTCCCAATTCTCGCTCGGGTTCACTCATCATGGCGGCTTTCTTCCGCAAGCTCTAGAGAAGGAATTGGCAGACAAGGCACGCGATCTTGTTGAACATTATCGCTGGCATCACGTAAAAGTCCCCCATACCAATCATCCGTGGCGCGAGCTGACACCGACTTTTCACAGGAGTACCAGATCGCTGCTACGCCGGCGCTTTCACCAACACCGACCTTCCAGCGAGCACCCTCGAACTTGGCCGCATTCCCCGTGGCTCCAGCTGCCTCGCCTTCCAGACGCCCATTAGAAGGCCCTGTGCGCGCACCTTTGACTGCATCGAGACCCTCAACGCGCCCCGTGACCACACCTCGAGTCGAGTCTCGGCCACATGTTCCGGACTTCCCGATCGTTCCCGTCTCGTCGACAAACTACCGGACAAAAGCGCGAGCGAATTCATTCAAGTCATGGCGAACGCACTTATCCCGATCAGCACTGGCCACAGCGAGGCGCAAGGCCAAAGTTGCGTGGATGAACATGCCACGGCGGCCATACATTACTACCGAAGAGCGAGAGACTATCCGTCGTGGCACATCCAAGCTTGTTCGCACGAGAGAGGCGGCGACACTCGGCTGTCTCCCTTTTCACGTCGACTTCACGCccgacgagatggaggctGTGCGGCAGAAGATACGGACGCGGTgcgacaagaagaccaagagcAAGCGGAGTAGCGACACTGCCAGAGAATTAGGAAAATTGCTTCGTAAGCAACCGAAGTTGCTAACCATCATACCGCCGGAGCTTGAGCTGCAAGGCGCTCTATCACAAAGAGACCAAGTTGCGATTAGAAATCTTTTGGACGAGTTGGTCGACAGGTATAAGAGGCCGGCTAGGCAGCCTAAGGTGTTGACACTGGAGGTAGACGCTTCTGATAAGCAGGGCGAGGCACAGCGTATGAGTCAATTACCTTCGCTTCTCTTCGCTCGCGAGATCGACGGCAACCGTGGCTTTGGAAGAATGCGACGCCACGTCAACCTCTCGAACGAGTTTAGGAATGCTCATGAGGATGATCTGGAGATGCGGGCAGAGTGGGTGGGCTGCGCTGGTGACATCATGACCATCGTCTGGACCTCGGACACCAATTTCATCTGCGGTGCCACGGCTCACTCTGATTCGCATAACCAACAGTACAACAAGGCAGGCAACCTGCTGTTGTGCTCTGCAACCAGGGGCCAATTGAAGGCATATCCCGATCACAGGATTCCACGGCCGATCGTTGAGAAGGGAGAGAACTCGACCGAGGCGATGAGGGAAAGCCAGAGTCCTTGGCTGTACTCTTCGGTGGTGTCTTCCGACTACGACCAGACCAACGATCGCGCGTACACATCGAGTTTCGACAAGACAGTCAAGGCCTGGAGAGTCGACAAGACGGGGGGCAACATGACAATTCTGGGCACATGGTACCACCAGGGCAACGTTAACTTTGTCGCCGTTTCCAAGCACGAGTCTGGCATGGTGGCTACCGCTGCGGACGTAGCCACCCAGGCTGTGCGTGTTTACGATGTGAACAGCAACGACGTCTCCTCGAGCCCATACCGGACCTATTCCGGCGCCAGAGCCTGGAATGAGGGCGACGAACAGACGACAGTAACCCAGAAATGGGCCTATTTCCCGGCAACAATGCGATGGGGTTTGGCAAAGGAAGTGCAGCACATGCTTCTTGTTGGCTATTCTCCACGAAGCTTAACCGGAGATGATAACGACATACCGGACGACAAACAAAACACAGGAGAAATCTGCCTCTGGAACTGCCTGACTGGCGAGAAAATCAAGGTCTTGACAGCATCCACACAGAATGTTTTCGAGGTTGTTTGGCACCCCACACTACCCAGTTTCCTTGTGGCAACTTCGCCGGCTGGGTTGATGGTAGACGACAGCACGATGACGCAGATTCGGATCTTCCGACCTAGTCTGACTCCCGAAGGCGACACGGCATTTGGCGAGATCCAATGCTTGGATTGTCCAGCCAGGGACATCAACGAGCTTACCATTAAGCCCAATAGCGTCATCTACTCCTATgtgacggcggcctgcaCCGATGGTAAAGTCTACGTGTGGGATACCGCTCGTGGCGACAAGCCGATCCATGCTCTCAGGCATAAGACGCCTATTGACGAGTTTTCTGGCGACCGAGAGGAGGCAGACGTAGGTGTAAAGTTCACCGCGTGGGGAACTACACCGGACCGCTTCTACACGGGTGGATCAGACGGTGTGGTCAAGGTCTGGAATGTACGGAATCCACGACGGCCCCTGATTCGGGATATCTTGGAGGCTCCTGGTGCTATATCATGCGGTGCTTTCTCTCCCTGTTTCTCGAGACTGGCTGTCGGCGACGCTAGCGGAAAGGTTATGCTTCTGTCGCTTAatgaggaggacgagccACCTGCCAAGTACAtcatgccgcccatgccaTCCGGTGTGGGACCGCGAAGCACCCGCCCAGTCCGACGTCCAATGCCGATTGTAGAACATGAAGAGCCTCCAGCTCTCAATTCGACTAGCGAGCCTCGTACGGGGGTtgagagaggaagaatgCTACTGGCAAGCGGCCAGCTGGTCCGACACCGAAACCCCACGGTTGGCGTGGTTCAGGGGCCGGCATATCAAACCCTCGCTCTGCACCGCTCCGAGCTTCACTTCGAAGGCGACCCATCCCAGCCCCTCCTAGCCAAAGTCGAAGGGGAGCAGCAAGAGAACCGAAAGATGTTTCGCCGGAAATCGCTGAAGGTCACCCGCTATCGACCCCTGCAGGACAAGCTCTCGGCTACCCTCGAGGCTCGGCACAATGAAAATATAGCGAAGGACTTAGACCTCCAGAAGCTGGATGAGATGACGCGGCTAGACTTGCTCTTGGATCAGGTATGCATCGATGATCCCATCTACGACCAAGGGTGGGACTTTGAGTACGAGGAGGGGGTTGATTACAAGAAGAGCGCTTGGGCAGCGCTGTGGGAATGATGAACTTGCTGGGCTAAACCTGACTTGGCCCGCGTGGGGGTATAAGCTCTCGCATACTACAAAGGTTTTCGATACCACGCCCCTATAGGGCTTCAGATGTAGAATACCTGTGAGAAACGAATATCAAGATTAATGACTTCTTAAGACCGTCTATGATACATGTTAAAAAAGTTGATGTTTGCTTTTAAGAGGATTTTCTAGAGTGCAATTCCTACCCGATTAGCTTAAACAAAATGGGCTGAGAAAGGCTGTGTATCATTTGCTGTCTGTTTAGTAAACAAAAGACGTTATATAATCCATGCTTTAATTCTGAAGATTCTTAAGGTTATTGGCAAATTTTGCAGCTACTTAGAAAGCCTTCTAACACTTGGCTGGTAGACAACAGGAGTCTTGGGAACGCCGTCGCCTAACCATCGACGCAACTTCGCCTGCATCACTTTCGCTCATATCCAAGAACCCAAACCTTTCGTAGAGCCCCCTGCCGGCCTTGCTAGAGTCGACGTAGGCCCCAACCCCGTTTTCATCTGCAAGCTCACACCCCCATTTCAATAGCATCGACCCGGCACCTCGTCGCTGATAATCCGGGTGCGTCACCAACGTGTCCAAATCTATCCTGATATTAGCAGCTAGCACTTCCCCAACCCACACAACCCCCCTGAAACGAAGGGTGATATCGTCTCTCACAATAATGGTTCTCCTCCCCCATTAACcgtcccctttccctctcttcgCTCTCTATAAAAGCATCGCAGACCTTCCCGGGCATGTCCTCGCACCAGGGAGGATAACGACGCCCCCTCTGCCCGGGCATGGAGGTGTCCCACTTGGCCCAGGCGGCTATCCTCGCTCCCCCGCGGGCGTCCGCGATGTTCGGGTCGACAACTTTGACGAACCGCTGGAATGGCTTGGCGACAATGTCACTGCGGTTGGCGCCGTCCCACCACGCCCGTACGAGAGGCGTGTCGGGCCAGAGGCGGTTGATTGCTGGGTCGTGCGCGAAGGCAGCGAACCAGACCTCTGTTAGGGCGGTGACGTCTTCAAGGGTCACTGGCTCAAGAATCAGGTTGCTGGGGGCAGGCATGGTGACAGTGTGAGGGCTTGATAGAAGAGGGGAAtgggtgttggtgatgaggGAGAAAGGTTGTTGGCCAGGTAATTCGGCGAGACGAATGCGAGAGTGAGACTATTGTGGAGACGGGTCTGACAATCAAGGGCCGTCCattgccgaggaggagttAACGAGAGTATTGGTGGAACAACATCGATCTCTTTTCTGCGCTGCAGATATTCTCACGGCAACCAAGCTTCCTCACAAGATACCGGCGCGTTTTCCTGATAAGAACCCGCCTACTCATGAAATCAACATCCCAAGCAATGAGCAATAACCAAACACCATCGCCAAGAGGAGGGGTTAGTATCCGACCAGAAGAAGATTAATATTATTGGATCTAGTAGTGATATAGACATCAACAGTTGGGTTCGTGAGGTGATTTTGGACAGAAGCGGTCATTACGAGTTGCTTCTTGATGGTAAACTCTGGCTCATTCATTACCAGCTTCGATTCTCATGATGTTCCAAATAATCCCGAAACACCATACCTATGACATCCTTAATTATTGAAGCTGGTTTCTGCTGCTTACAGGGTACAGTGTGTTGAAAGTTAACCAGGTAGCGCTCCTCAACGTGGTCCTCGAAAGGGGCCTCCGCAAACGCATAGCAATCGTCAGTAACATCATGTTATGTATCATTTCAAATCACACTCTTGATTTCTGGGGGCTTCCTCCCATGGATAACATTGCTACAGTGTTTCTTTTCATCACTCTCAAGTCGGACAAGGTTTAATATTGCATAATATCTTGCGTGCGCCGACCCCCCTTTCTAAGCTTCACAGCTTAGTCGCCCTAGCGAAAAACAACTGCATCTTGCCGGTGCGAGCACCAGGGACATCGGACAGTCTTTCCGCCAGGACGAAGCTTGAATGACCGCAGTCAGCACCATCGAAGAGACCCACCACCTGCTCCTCCGTGAAACTATCGTGTGAGATAGTGCGTGACGCGGGGTGCGGCTGATTTTGATGTTGCGGGTGATGGtactggtgctggtgctggtgatGGGCGTACTGGCTATCCTTGCCAGCGCTGTTGCTCGCAGTGTCTCGTTTGGCCCAATCCACAACGAGAAGTACGCCGCCAGGACGAAGCCTCTCGGACAGACGCTTGATGGCCATGTCAATATCATCGACGTGGTGCAGGGCCATGCATATAGCCACCAGGTCGAAGTTGCTCAGCTGCTCTTGGCCCATTGGGGGCTTGGTTGTCTCCACAAAGGGTCCCAGGAGGTTTCCCTGAACGGCCACTATCTGAGACTCGGAGAGGCCAATATCAATGGCTGTAGCACGATATTTGTCCAGCATGCCCTCCGTGATATCGACACCGATACATTGAGAGAACAGGCGATGGAGTGACTACATTGATATGGGAATGTCAGTGGAAGAAGTTTTGTTGATTAAGAAAGGGGCACTCTTGAAcgcctttttcttctcctctgTAACTGCATATCAAGGGTTCCAGAGAGGGAGATCAGGGTAAAGGGTTTTCTTACACGTGTGacgatgccgttgccgcATGCGTAGTCCATCATCTTGGCCGGTCTGTTTTCTTGGATATCCTTGGGCAGAGCGAGCCAGTCAACGTGCGACTCCAGGAAGTCCGAGATCTGAGATTGGAGGTCATGGACCCATTTGTCCTTGTATACCTCTTCGGCTGCACGGCTTGTGGTAAAAGTGTTCGGTTAGCTACCTTCTATCCCTTATACACAAAGGTGTGACTCCGTATCACACAGGCAAGGCGGCAGCGACCGCACTTACTTCCAGTATTCCTGGTTTCTGTGGGCATAGGTATCGGACATGTTCACTGGAGTGTCTTTTTGACAGTGATAAATAtcggggaagaagggcagaAGAGCTAGGGCAGGAAGGCTTGCCACTATGACTGGGACTGCACCGCCAATCGAGTATGTGGGCGGGCATGCGAGGGGTGAATAGATGGGTAGGTAGAAGGAAATTATGCCAATGTTAGGGTCTTGTCGGCGATGCAGAAATTCGAACGTAAGACCATGCGTAGATTCAGAAACATATACGTCGAGTCGGAGACTTTTCATGTAAGGGCACCAAAATAGCATGGATAATGTGTCCGAGGGAGAGGCCTCACGAACTTCCGAAAAAGGAAAGCGATCGGGGTGGGGCAACGGCCCGTAGCTACGAGCCGCTCCTTGGGCGGGCTCTGCAACGTGCCACCCGACATGGTGCTGGAATGACCTTATTGACCTTGGAACCCAGTTTCTTGTCTGCGCATATTTCCACCATTGCACCGTTGTCCTTGCATGATTCGCTGAATTGATGCCTATTTCAAGACTCACATCCTCAGGTTTTAATCTGCCGGGAACAATAGATGGCCAGACTCTCCAGAGCCGTGTTGTGATATGGTTCAAGTAACGTAGTCCGGTGGTGCCTCGCTCCTCGAATCCGTTCCTAAGGAAACTTAAGAACGATTTTCGACAAGCAACTCGCAATTTCATCATACCACTCACGACCATTTCGTTCACGGTGTCCTCATCACAGTCTTTGAGCTCATTTTATCCCTTCAttccatcttcctcttccaaAATCTTcatcaccaccgtcaccaccgtcaccacAACGAAAAGAACCAACCCAAAAAATATCATGGACGGTCGAGTCACCCATCACGCCCGGCTGGCACTTACCAGGCTCACCATGGTCATGGGCATGTTCACAGCCAACCTCGACTAGATCATGCTGGCCATGCCCAACCCCCAAGATCGGCAAGAGTTCTGCAACCTGAACGACGTTAAATGTCGGCAACTCAAGAGGTTCCGAACACTACTCAATCTACTCACCACCTTCTTGAACTCAGGTGGCTGTCCTCATCTACCACCTGCCCTTTTACTCCCACAGTCTGGTAGCACCGCCGTCCGCGTTGGGCGTCAATTACCCCCCTTCCTCATCAGCGGCGTAGTGTCTATGTTCCCCGGCTTCGTCCTTAACCTCACGAACTAGTGCCTCCAATTTCTAGCCACTGGCACGGCCCTAAGCGTGGTCGGAACTGGCCTCTTCCATACCTTTGTTATAGACACGCCCGTGACTGATGGGCCGGCTCCAAAAACCTCGCCAGCAAGCCCGCCGCGTACCTCTTCCAAAGCCCCTCACGAACAGCACGGCAGCCTTCGACGTGACTAACACGAACATCGTCCCCGTCATGACGCTCTTTTTCAGCTGATCAGCGA
It includes:
- a CDS encoding Putative WD40/YVTN repeat-like-containing domain superfamily, yielding MLAFTNNRSRPATNNVIDLTDKRHVDIDLTTLDDSPPASPRPNGIDAEPPRKRQRVSDGPFLSRKSRDLAACLRAQVKPYIDASLADIPADKVNIRELGIRVMNDIGLTSQFSLGFTHHGGFLPQALEKELADKARDLVEHYRWHHEYQIAATPALSPTPTFQRAPSNLAAFPVAPAASPSRRPLEGPVRAPLTASRPSTRPVTTPRVESRPHVPDFPIVPVSSTNYRTKARANSFKSWRTHLSRSALATARRKAKVAWMNMPRRPYITTEERETIRRGTSKLVRTREAATLGCLPFHVDFTPDEMEAVRQKIRTRCDKKTKSKRSSDTARELGKLLRKQPKLLTIIPPELELQGALSQRDQVAIRNLLDELVDRYKRPARQPKVLTLEVDASDKQGEAQRMSQLPSLLFAREIDGNRGFGRMRRHVNLSNEFRNAHEDDLEMRAEWVGCAGDIMTIVWTSDTNFICGATAHSDSHNQQYNKAGNLLLCSATRGQLKAYPDHRIPRPIVEKGENSTEAMRESQSPWLYSSVVSSDYDQTNDRAYTSSFDKTVKAWRVDKTGGNMTILGTWYHQGNVNFVAVSKHESGMVATAADVATQAVRVYDVNSNDVSSSPYRTYSGARAWNEGDEQTTVTQKWAYFPATMRWGLAKEVQHMLLVGYSPRSLTGDDNDIPDDKQNTGEICLWNCLTGEKIKVLTASTQNVFEVVWHPTLPSFLVATSPAGLMVDDSTMTQIRIFRPSLTPEGDTAFGEIQCLDCPARDINELTIKPNSVIYSYVTAACTDGKVYVWDTARGDKPIHALRHKTPIDEFSGDREEADVGVKFTAWGTTPDRFYTGGSDGVVKVWNVRNPRRPLIRDILEAPGAISCGAFSPCFSRLAVGDASGKVMLLSLNEEDEPPAKYIMPPMPSGVGPRSTRPVRRPMPIVEHEEPPALNSTSEPRTGVERGRMLLASGQLVRHRNPTVGVVQGPAYQTLALHRSELHFEGDPSQPLLAKVEGEQQENRKMFRRKSLKVTRYRPLQDKLSATLEARHNENIAKDLDLQKLDEMTRLDLLLDQVCIDDPIYDQGWDFEYEEGVDYKKSAWAALWE
- a CDS encoding Putative GNAT domain, acyl-CoA N-acyltransferase; amino-acid sequence: MPAPSNLILEPVTLEDVTALTEVWFAAFAHDPAINRLWPDTPLVRAWWDGANRSDIVAKPFQRFVKVVDPNIADARGGARIAAWAKWDTSMPGQRGRRYPPWCEDMPGKVCDAFIESEERERGRLMGEENHYYLDTLVTHPDYQRRGAGSMLLKWGCELADENGVGAYVDSSKAGRGLYERFGFLDMSESDAGEVASMVRRRRSQDSCCLPAKC
- a CDS encoding Putative S-adenosyl-L-methionine-dependent methyltransferase superfamily, which encodes MSDTYAHRNQEYWNRAAEEVYKDKWVHDLQSQISDFLESHVDWLALPKDIQENRPAKMMDYACGNGIVTRSLHRLFSQCIGVDITEGMLDKYRATAIDIGLSESQIVAVQGNLLGPFVETTKPPMGQEQLSNFDLVAICMALHHVDDIDMAIKRLSERLRPGGVLLVVDWAKRDTASNSAGKDSQYAHHQHQHQYHHPQHQNQPHPASRTISHDSFTEEQVVGLFDGADCGHSSFVLAERLSDVPGARTGKMQLFFARATKL